The following are from one region of the Variovorax sp. V213 genome:
- a CDS encoding siderophore-interacting protein yields MTDFTTTTASSPSHTPDRTPRRVRHELRFRRLTVKTVQRITPHLIRVTLTGDDLAGFTSLGFDDHSKIFFPDAATGQLTLPAVGPDGPVWPASGRPTMRDYTPRRYDAKANTLEIDFALHEAGPATQWAEQAKPGDVLGVGGPRGSFIVPTEFDWHLLIGDDTALPAIARRLAELPAGARVVVLAEVDSEADHIPFETQTELTLRWVHRNGAEPGVSPVLVDALEAMKLPAGDFHAWVGCESAIAKALRAHLVGERGANPKWVRASGYWRRGAVATHDTHDE; encoded by the coding sequence ATGACCGACTTCACCACCACTACAGCTTCTTCACCTTCCCACACGCCTGACCGCACGCCGCGCCGCGTGCGCCACGAGCTTCGCTTTCGCCGGCTCACGGTAAAAACCGTGCAGCGCATCACGCCGCACCTGATCCGCGTCACGCTGACGGGCGACGACCTTGCGGGTTTCACGAGCCTGGGCTTCGACGACCACTCGAAGATCTTCTTCCCCGATGCCGCAACCGGCCAGCTCACGCTTCCGGCTGTCGGCCCGGACGGTCCGGTCTGGCCCGCGAGCGGCCGCCCGACCATGCGCGACTACACGCCGCGCCGCTACGACGCCAAGGCCAACACGCTCGAAATCGACTTCGCGCTGCACGAGGCCGGCCCCGCCACGCAATGGGCCGAGCAGGCAAAGCCCGGCGATGTTCTGGGCGTCGGCGGCCCGCGCGGTTCGTTCATCGTGCCGACCGAGTTCGACTGGCACCTGCTGATCGGCGACGACACCGCCCTGCCCGCCATCGCACGGCGCCTGGCCGAGCTGCCGGCCGGCGCGCGGGTGGTGGTGCTGGCAGAGGTCGACAGCGAAGCCGACCATATTCCGTTCGAGACGCAGACCGAGCTCACGCTTCGGTGGGTGCACCGCAACGGCGCCGAGCCGGGGGTAAGCCCCGTGCTGGTCGATGCGCTCGAGGCGATGAAGCTGCCTGCCGGCGACTTTCATGCATGGGTGGGCTGCGAATCGGCGATTGCGAAGGCATTGCGCGCGCACCTGGTGGGCGAGCGCGGCGCCAACCCGAAATGGGTTCGCGCCTCGGGCTACTGGCGGCGCGGCGCGGTCGCCACGCACGACACGCACGACGAGTAA
- a CDS encoding PadR family transcriptional regulator yields the protein MRHFHFGHHHHHHCHSPRGEHEDGLSGGCAPRHGGEERMHAGGRGGRGGGRVFGHGGLRFVLLQLIADKPAHGYELIKAIEDRLGGSYAPSPGVVYPTLTLLEEMGYLSVETADTGGRKRYSITPGGQEFLAANRDTADAMMARMNGGVDGAGPRGGRPPQVTRAIENLKLAMRMRLSGTPLTEQQAHDFAAVLDSAAQQLERI from the coding sequence ATGAGACATTTCCACTTCGGCCACCACCACCATCACCACTGCCACTCCCCCCGCGGCGAGCACGAAGACGGCCTCTCCGGCGGCTGCGCCCCCCGCCATGGCGGTGAAGAGCGCATGCACGCAGGAGGCCGCGGCGGACGCGGCGGCGGGCGGGTGTTCGGCCATGGCGGCCTGCGCTTCGTGCTTTTGCAGCTCATCGCCGACAAGCCGGCTCACGGCTACGAACTCATCAAGGCGATCGAAGACCGGCTGGGCGGGAGCTACGCGCCGAGCCCCGGCGTGGTCTACCCCACGCTCACGCTGCTCGAAGAAATGGGCTACCTCAGCGTGGAAACGGCCGACACCGGCGGGCGCAAGCGCTACAGCATCACCCCCGGCGGCCAGGAGTTTCTAGCCGCCAACCGCGACACGGCCGACGCCATGATGGCCCGCATGAACGGCGGCGTCGACGGCGCCGGCCCGCGCGGCGGGCGCCCGCCGCAGGTCACGCGCGCCATCGAGAACCTCAAGCTCGCCATGCGCATGCGCCTCTCGGGCACACCCCTCACCGAACAACAAGCCCACGATTTCGCCGCGGTGCTCGACAGCGCCGCACAACAGTTAGAGCGCATCTGA
- a CDS encoding 2OG-Fe(II) oxygenase, with the protein MDAVLRFSPALSDWVLHNLRQGCTPAQVVAAMRAQDMPPDAAKAIVDAFVFALRTGSPVPTDSVTVAPAYEHEASRLPPGTSIRTADRLVRVVARAAQPALAVLNDVFSAEECEELMALAKPRLAPSTTVDPLTGRDRVGEQRSSLGMFFRLRENAFIARLDERLSELMNLPVENGEGLQVLHYPAGAQSMPHYDFLVPSNAANQASLQRSGQRVSTLVGYLNEVEEGGETVFPETGWSVSPQRGSAVYFEYCNSLGQVDHASLHAGGLVVRGEKWVATKWMRQRRFVAVGEAPGP; encoded by the coding sequence ATGGATGCCGTGCTGCGTTTCTCGCCCGCGCTGAGCGACTGGGTGCTGCACAACCTGCGCCAGGGGTGCACGCCCGCGCAGGTGGTGGCGGCCATGCGCGCGCAGGACATGCCCCCTGATGCGGCCAAGGCCATCGTCGATGCCTTTGTCTTCGCGCTGCGCACCGGAAGCCCCGTGCCGACCGATTCCGTGACGGTGGCGCCGGCCTATGAACACGAGGCGTCGCGGCTGCCGCCGGGCACGTCGATCCGAACGGCGGACCGGCTCGTGCGCGTGGTGGCGCGCGCGGCGCAGCCGGCCTTGGCGGTGCTGAACGATGTGTTCAGTGCCGAGGAATGCGAAGAACTGATGGCCCTGGCCAAGCCGCGGCTGGCGCCCTCGACCACCGTCGATCCGCTGACCGGACGCGACCGCGTGGGCGAACAGCGCAGCAGCCTGGGCATGTTCTTCCGGCTGCGCGAAAACGCCTTCATCGCGCGGCTCGACGAGCGCCTGTCCGAACTCATGAACCTGCCGGTGGAAAACGGCGAGGGCCTGCAGGTGCTGCACTACCCGGCCGGGGCGCAGAGCATGCCGCATTACGATTTCCTGGTGCCGTCGAATGCGGCCAACCAGGCCTCGCTGCAACGCAGCGGCCAGCGCGTGAGCACGCTCGTGGGCTACCTCAACGAGGTGGAAGAAGGCGGCGAAACGGTGTTCCCGGAAACCGGGTGGTCAGTGTCGCCGCAACGCGGCAGCGCGGTGTACTTCGAGTACTGCAACAGCCTCGGGCAGGTCGACCACGCATCGCTGCATGCGGGCGGGCTTGTCGTTCGCGGAGAAAAATGGGTGGCGACCAAATGGATGCGGCAGCGGCGCTTCGTGGCCGTGGGAGAGGCGCCCGGCCCCTGA
- a CDS encoding cytochrome-c peroxidase yields MRALGAAGIAGAMLVVACGGSGGNGSGPAVALPGTGTATAATAGAPASPTAAPASSSTLSLAAQVGQKMFFDKNLSGSGAMSCASCHDPAHAHAPANDLSVQLGGAHMDLAGLRAVPSLRYKDITPPYADLLDNPDGISVPGPGGGFTADGRADTLAAQARIPLLDPIEMANASSADVVKKLQAADYAPLLVKAFGAKVFDDSDAAFANALLSLQAYQLEDKSFHPYSSKFDLYAGNKIGGALTPAEARGLKVFANPATGNCASCHYQGAGLNGSSALFTDFSYEAIGVPRNAGIPANNNVQYFDMGVCGPLRTDHAPAAPNAANSFCGMFKAPTLRNVATRTAFFHNGVMHSLEQVIRFYNTRDTQPELWYPTVGGTPKAKNDPGFPGYGLVTTQYTGGKVQKYDDLPAAYAPNIDTQLPMDGRAAGSAPPMSEQDMADLICFLNTLSDADTKPATPTKPGACVN; encoded by the coding sequence ATGAGGGCGCTCGGTGCGGCGGGCATCGCAGGCGCGATGCTCGTCGTCGCATGCGGCGGCAGCGGCGGCAATGGCAGCGGCCCTGCCGTCGCGCTGCCGGGCACGGGCACGGCCACGGCCGCCACGGCGGGCGCACCCGCATCGCCGACGGCGGCACCCGCATCGTCCAGCACGCTGAGCCTCGCGGCGCAGGTGGGCCAGAAGATGTTCTTCGACAAGAACCTCTCGGGCTCCGGCGCCATGTCCTGTGCCAGCTGCCACGACCCGGCGCATGCGCATGCGCCGGCCAACGATCTTTCGGTGCAGCTCGGCGGCGCGCACATGGACCTGGCCGGCCTGCGTGCCGTGCCTTCGCTGCGCTACAAGGACATCACCCCGCCCTACGCCGACCTGCTGGACAACCCGGACGGCATCAGCGTGCCGGGCCCGGGCGGCGGATTCACCGCCGACGGCCGCGCCGACACGCTGGCCGCGCAGGCCCGCATTCCGCTGCTCGACCCGATCGAGATGGCCAACGCCAGCAGCGCGGACGTGGTGAAGAAGCTGCAGGCCGCCGACTACGCGCCGCTCTTGGTCAAGGCCTTCGGTGCGAAGGTGTTCGACGACAGCGACGCCGCGTTTGCCAATGCACTGCTGTCCTTGCAGGCCTACCAGCTCGAGGACAAGAGCTTTCATCCGTACAGCAGCAAGTTCGACCTGTACGCGGGCAACAAGATCGGCGGTGCGCTCACGCCGGCGGAAGCGCGCGGCCTGAAGGTGTTCGCCAATCCGGCCACGGGCAACTGCGCGTCGTGCCACTACCAGGGCGCGGGCCTCAACGGCAGTTCGGCACTGTTCACCGACTTCTCCTACGAGGCGATCGGCGTGCCGCGCAACGCCGGCATTCCCGCCAACAACAACGTCCAGTATTTCGACATGGGGGTGTGCGGCCCGCTGCGCACCGACCATGCGCCGGCCGCGCCCAATGCCGCGAACAGCTTCTGCGGCATGTTCAAGGCGCCCACCCTGCGCAACGTGGCGACGCGCACCGCCTTCTTCCACAACGGCGTGATGCATTCGCTGGAACAGGTCATCCGCTTCTACAACACGCGCGACACGCAGCCCGAGCTCTGGTATCCCACCGTGGGCGGCACGCCCAAGGCGAAGAACGACCCCGGCTTTCCGGGCTACGGCCTCGTCACTACGCAGTACACGGGCGGCAAGGTCCAGAAGTACGACGACCTGCCAGCGGCCTACGCGCCGAACATCGATACCCAGTTGCCGATGGACGGCCGTGCCGCGGGCTCGGCGCCTCCCATGTCCGAACAGGACATGGCCGACCTGATCTGCTTCCTGAACACCTTGAGCGATGCGGACACGAAACCCGCGACCCCCACGAAGCCGGGTGCATGCGTCAATTGA
- a CDS encoding alkaline phosphatase family protein, with amino-acid sequence MLYPTLTVLAASLLAACGGGDNGAGQFAFLPPANQPGASQPAGPGNTTFSGVLTASAFKPGSSTDPVIAPGYYVGATVCVDANGNGRCDTGEPAAVTDASGKFSLSLSGASALIADIGTNARNTATNTNVPTREVLRVMLDQVQEQGTAVVVSPLSSEVARLVEANGTSYAVEKRNLATRLGVPVASVLGDVNAASGAVQTALLNEANALNNRFAYATTKLDRGDKFPDALANPGGDPRLAGMAGVTTATANVVDNRKPITFLQSQQAAFNVEGIPRYDNIFIVMLENKATMSILNSAYAPKINGYLKAGNQLVSYYATGNPSEPNYTALGGADDWGITDDSQWNCDATGANAVQDLPVPDNTQPGLAKSPFAATCTQAAAVNHNIVGKPNLFNAMTSAGLTWRTYSESMNPGQDFRTDSVADAAVTAKDNVYPPGTLGGNTTAIGDATLTLPLPAGLYKTKHHPGMAYQNVRSAPEWKYSNRTMGGGQWDAALKNSTDYAIPASYDYDQLGTDLASGNVGNLNFVVPDQCDDMHGISVKGTGGVGTASDCASVANNVSATAVSPIITRGDNYVDFTVKRIQASPLWQNPQKRVAIVLMFDEGSATSGFNSCCGWNVSNSTVANPVKQNADGTWSVDATINNYTKGNRGHGESIFGILTNQANAPKGVSDSDAYSHFSFVRTLQDMFQLADPAVDGSYMNRSKYTEAFIAENIMNLPEYAGSADTHFDSVRPINHAFVIPAGYTQKQSGDVSTTAQVGPDANQLNVWSLKQ; translated from the coding sequence TTGCTGTACCCCACCCTGACCGTGCTCGCAGCATCGCTGCTGGCCGCGTGCGGAGGCGGCGACAACGGCGCAGGCCAGTTCGCGTTCCTGCCGCCCGCGAACCAGCCAGGTGCGAGCCAACCCGCCGGCCCCGGCAACACCACCTTCAGTGGCGTGCTCACGGCCAGCGCCTTCAAGCCCGGCAGCAGCACCGACCCGGTGATCGCGCCCGGCTACTACGTCGGCGCCACGGTCTGCGTGGACGCCAACGGCAACGGCCGCTGCGACACCGGCGAGCCTGCGGCGGTCACGGATGCCAGCGGCAAGTTCAGCCTGTCGCTCTCCGGCGCGTCGGCACTCATTGCCGACATCGGCACCAACGCCAGGAATACCGCGACCAACACCAACGTTCCCACGCGCGAAGTGCTGCGCGTCATGCTCGACCAGGTGCAGGAGCAAGGCACTGCCGTGGTGGTCAGCCCGCTGTCGTCCGAAGTGGCGCGGCTGGTCGAGGCCAACGGCACGAGCTATGCCGTCGAGAAGCGGAACCTGGCCACGCGCCTGGGCGTGCCCGTTGCGTCCGTGCTCGGCGACGTGAACGCCGCCAGCGGCGCCGTGCAGACCGCCCTGCTCAACGAAGCCAATGCGCTGAACAACCGCTTCGCCTACGCCACCACCAAGCTCGACCGCGGCGACAAGTTCCCCGACGCGCTGGCCAACCCCGGCGGCGATCCGCGCCTCGCCGGCATGGCCGGCGTGACCACGGCCACGGCGAACGTGGTGGACAACCGCAAGCCCATCACCTTCCTGCAGTCGCAGCAGGCGGCGTTCAACGTGGAAGGCATTCCGCGCTACGACAACATCTTCATCGTGATGCTGGAAAACAAGGCCACGATGTCGATCCTGAACTCGGCCTACGCGCCCAAGATCAACGGCTACCTGAAGGCTGGCAACCAGCTGGTGAGCTACTACGCCACCGGCAATCCGAGCGAGCCCAACTACACCGCGCTGGGTGGTGCGGACGACTGGGGCATCACCGACGACAGCCAGTGGAACTGCGACGCAACCGGCGCCAATGCCGTGCAGGATCTGCCGGTGCCGGACAACACGCAGCCGGGCCTGGCCAAGTCGCCGTTCGCTGCCACCTGCACGCAGGCCGCCGCGGTGAACCACAACATCGTCGGCAAGCCCAACCTGTTCAATGCAATGACGAGTGCCGGCCTGACCTGGCGCACGTACAGCGAGTCGATGAATCCGGGCCAGGATTTCCGCACCGATAGCGTGGCCGACGCAGCCGTCACCGCCAAGGACAACGTCTATCCGCCGGGCACGCTGGGCGGCAACACCACGGCCATTGGCGACGCCACGCTCACGCTGCCGCTGCCCGCGGGCCTGTACAAGACCAAGCACCACCCCGGCATGGCCTACCAGAACGTGCGCAGCGCGCCCGAGTGGAAGTACAGCAACCGCACCATGGGCGGCGGCCAGTGGGACGCGGCGCTGAAGAACAGCACCGACTACGCCATTCCCGCCAGCTACGACTACGACCAGCTCGGCACCGACCTGGCCAGCGGCAATGTCGGCAACCTGAACTTCGTGGTGCCTGACCAGTGCGACGACATGCACGGTATCAGCGTGAAGGGCACCGGCGGCGTCGGCACCGCGAGCGACTGCGCCAGCGTGGCCAACAACGTGTCGGCCACCGCCGTCTCGCCAATCATCACGCGCGGCGACAACTACGTCGATTTCACGGTCAAGCGCATCCAGGCTTCGCCGCTGTGGCAGAACCCGCAAAAGCGCGTGGCCATCGTTCTGATGTTCGACGAAGGCAGTGCCACCAGCGGCTTCAACTCCTGCTGCGGCTGGAACGTGTCGAACAGCACGGTCGCCAATCCGGTCAAGCAGAACGCGGACGGCACCTGGTCGGTGGACGCCACCATCAACAACTACACCAAGGGCAACCGCGGCCACGGCGAGAGCATCTTCGGCATTCTGACCAACCAGGCCAACGCCCCCAAGGGCGTGTCCGACAGCGATGCCTACAGCCACTTCTCGTTCGTGCGCACGCTGCAGGACATGTTCCAGCTGGCCGACCCGGCGGTCGACGGCTCGTACATGAACCGCTCGAAGTACACCGAGGCCTTCATAGCCGAGAACATCATGAACCTGCCGGAATACGCCGGCAGCGCGGATACGCACTTCGACAGCGTACGGCCGATCAACCATGCCTTCGTGATTCCGGCGGGCTACACGCAGAAGCAGTCGGGTGACGTGTCGACCACGGCGCAGGTCGGGCCGGATGCCAACCAGCTCAATGTCTGGTCGCTGAAGCAATGA
- a CDS encoding EAL domain-containing protein yields the protein MSLSVWVRIRLPLVIFVAGAALSIALAVSARQEIGRSAQARFDAAAFDLARKVEARFDDYIAVLIGLRARFNTTEPVTRSDFTDYVAGLNLASAYPGFQAVNYAPRIAANDKQAFEQQVRSDASLAAGVASAFAIKPPGERDTYYPLVYIEPRAGNERLIGNDLGAMPDRGDALEQGRDTGGLVMSGRKVRIAGRESDIGLAMRLPVYRPRQPLDTVEQRRSAYIGSVGAGFSIAGMLSDVVGAPAARTFRLRLIDAGPGKGAIGTRVETRFVATTSFGERQLMFDSAALAKPSAAVPARSLERMLGFELGGHSWLVEVAQDENQVFGPIDRAIPWFIVFGGLATSMLLAGIVFSLTTSRSRAQVLANKMTVHLRTSERQLEEAQHLASLGSWILDPQTGALQCSDEARRILGFEPGPSQPDLPALLSRVPTSERAVVQEQIALASQSMERSEFEHRLCLPDGTERWLHVIAQSAVEDGKTLVRGTVRDATRPRKDALRQKLEYKIARLLAGDGRAEAIITLALEAVCTDLRWDCGALWSVGEDGMVRCTAAWHANDVPLAVQQFVSDSRLLEYRADEGSLGRAWKTGGIVQIDAQAAPKDFARDVLAAQSGLTVGVVVPMIITGSTTALELFGSNPYAVEAETMESLRVIALQIAQYKQRKLAERSLRFMASHDELTGLFNRAALQHELVRAIKRSNRHQKQFAVIFVDLDRFKHINDTLGHGVGDEMIKICGERLTALLREADVVARFGGDEFVLLLENLSSANDAAVLAERVLACCAEPFMIAGRELHVTASVGVSVYPDNGGDAEALLKNADTAMYRAKERGRNTYRFYAAKMNAQSAEQLMMESALRHALERGELEMHYQPKLDLQTQRIVGVEALMRWHHPILGMIPPVQFIPIAEEIGLIVSLGKWALEKACADSRSWQEFGLPDVLMSVNLSPRQFESRTLITDIRSVLETSGLEPSLLELEITEGAVMANPERATQLLRTIRDMGVGLAIDDFGTGYSSLSYLKHFPLSTVKIDRSFINDLSQDADARALIDGIITLAHGLRMKVVAEGIETTAQFDYLRSRGCDEAQGYWLCKPVPADEVRNFMARHLRNQFAPTVPA from the coding sequence ATGTCATTGTCCGTCTGGGTCAGGATTCGCTTGCCGCTGGTGATTTTCGTTGCCGGCGCGGCGCTATCGATCGCCCTCGCTGTCTCCGCCCGCCAGGAGATCGGACGCAGTGCCCAGGCGCGCTTCGACGCAGCCGCTTTCGACCTGGCGCGCAAGGTCGAAGCCCGCTTCGACGACTACATTGCCGTGCTGATCGGTCTGCGTGCGCGATTCAACACCACCGAGCCCGTGACGCGTAGCGACTTCACGGACTACGTTGCAGGGCTGAACCTGGCCAGCGCCTACCCCGGTTTCCAAGCCGTCAACTATGCGCCCCGCATTGCGGCAAACGACAAGCAGGCCTTCGAGCAACAGGTCCGCAGTGATGCCAGCCTCGCCGCTGGCGTTGCCTCCGCCTTTGCCATCAAGCCGCCCGGCGAGCGGGACACGTACTACCCGTTGGTTTACATCGAACCGCGGGCGGGGAACGAGAGGCTGATCGGCAATGACCTGGGCGCGATGCCCGACAGGGGAGACGCGCTCGAGCAGGGGCGCGACACCGGCGGGCTCGTCATGTCCGGCCGCAAGGTCCGCATCGCGGGCCGCGAGTCCGACATCGGATTGGCGATGCGGCTGCCGGTCTATCGCCCAAGACAACCGCTCGATACGGTCGAGCAGCGGCGCAGCGCCTATATAGGTTCGGTGGGCGCAGGCTTCAGCATCGCAGGGATGTTGAGCGACGTGGTGGGCGCCCCTGCCGCAAGGACCTTCCGGTTGCGCTTGATCGATGCGGGGCCGGGCAAGGGAGCGATCGGGACACGCGTGGAGACCCGGTTTGTAGCGACCACCTCATTCGGCGAGCGGCAATTGATGTTCGACAGCGCGGCCTTGGCAAAGCCGAGTGCTGCGGTGCCGGCGCGCAGCCTCGAACGCATGCTCGGCTTCGAGCTGGGCGGCCACTCCTGGCTCGTGGAGGTCGCCCAAGACGAAAACCAGGTCTTCGGCCCCATCGACAGGGCCATCCCGTGGTTCATCGTCTTCGGCGGGCTGGCCACGAGCATGCTGCTTGCCGGTATCGTTTTTTCGCTGACCACCTCACGCAGCCGAGCCCAGGTTCTGGCCAACAAGATGACCGTTCATCTGCGCACGAGCGAGCGGCAGTTGGAAGAGGCCCAGCACTTGGCAAGCCTGGGCAGTTGGATCCTCGATCCCCAAACCGGAGCCCTGCAATGCTCCGATGAAGCTCGGCGCATCCTGGGCTTCGAGCCCGGCCCTTCGCAGCCGGACCTGCCCGCGCTGCTCTCGCGGGTTCCAACCTCGGAACGCGCTGTGGTCCAAGAGCAGATCGCACTGGCCTCGCAGTCCATGGAGCGCAGCGAATTCGAGCACCGCCTGTGCCTGCCCGATGGCACCGAACGCTGGCTCCACGTCATCGCGCAGTCGGCCGTGGAAGACGGAAAGACGCTGGTGCGCGGCACCGTGCGCGACGCCACGCGGCCGCGCAAGGATGCCTTGCGCCAGAAGCTCGAATACAAGATCGCTCGGCTGCTTGCCGGCGATGGCCGGGCCGAGGCGATCATCACGCTCGCATTGGAAGCCGTATGCACCGACTTGCGCTGGGACTGCGGCGCGCTGTGGAGCGTCGGCGAGGACGGCATGGTTCGCTGCACCGCTGCCTGGCATGCCAACGACGTCCCCCTGGCAGTGCAGCAGTTCGTCTCTGACAGCCGTTTGCTTGAGTACCGGGCCGACGAAGGCTCGCTGGGCCGCGCCTGGAAAACAGGCGGCATCGTGCAAATCGACGCGCAAGCGGCTCCTAAAGATTTTGCGCGCGATGTGCTGGCCGCCCAGTCCGGGCTGACTGTCGGTGTCGTCGTGCCGATGATCATTACCGGTTCGACCACGGCGCTGGAGCTCTTTGGGTCCAATCCGTACGCTGTCGAGGCCGAGACGATGGAGTCGCTGCGGGTGATCGCCTTGCAGATCGCCCAGTACAAGCAACGCAAGCTGGCCGAGAGAAGTCTCCGCTTCATGGCCAGTCATGACGAACTCACGGGGTTGTTCAACCGCGCCGCGCTGCAACACGAGCTGGTTCGCGCCATCAAGCGCAGCAACCGCCACCAGAAGCAGTTCGCGGTGATATTCGTCGACCTGGATCGCTTCAAGCACATCAACGACACGCTGGGCCACGGCGTGGGCGACGAGATGATCAAGATCTGCGGCGAGCGCCTTACGGCGCTGCTGCGCGAGGCCGACGTCGTGGCGCGATTCGGTGGCGATGAGTTCGTGCTCCTCCTGGAAAACCTGTCCAGCGCGAACGATGCCGCGGTGCTTGCCGAAAGAGTGCTCGCCTGCTGCGCCGAGCCTTTCATGATTGCGGGGCGCGAGCTGCACGTAACCGCCAGCGTTGGCGTGAGCGTCTACCCGGACAACGGCGGCGACGCCGAAGCGCTCTTGAAGAACGCCGACACCGCGATGTACCGGGCCAAGGAAAGAGGCCGCAACACCTACCGGTTCTACGCGGCGAAGATGAACGCGCAGAGTGCCGAGCAGTTGATGATGGAAAGCGCGCTGCGCCATGCTCTGGAACGCGGCGAGCTGGAAATGCACTACCAACCGAAGTTGGATCTTCAGACCCAGCGCATCGTCGGTGTCGAGGCGCTGATGCGCTGGCACCACCCGATCCTGGGCATGATTCCGCCGGTGCAGTTCATTCCGATTGCCGAAGAGATCGGCTTGATCGTGTCCCTGGGCAAGTGGGCGCTGGAGAAGGCCTGCGCCGATTCGCGTTCATGGCAGGAGTTCGGTTTGCCGGACGTGTTGATGAGCGTCAACCTGTCGCCGCGCCAGTTCGAAAGCCGCACGCTCATTACCGACATACGGTCCGTCCTGGAAACCTCGGGCTTGGAGCCGTCGCTGCTGGAGCTGGAAATTACCGAGGGCGCGGTCATGGCCAACCCCGAGCGTGCGACCCAATTGCTCCGGACGATTCGAGACATGGGCGTTGGACTTGCCATCGACGATTTTGGAACGGGCTATTCCTCGCTCTCTTACCTGAAGCACTTTCCGCTGTCGACGGTCAAGATCGACCGCTCCTTCATCAACGACCTTTCGCAGGACGCCGACGCACGCGCGCTTATCGACGGCATCATCACCCTGGCCCACGGGCTGCGGATGAAGGTGGTGGCCGAGGGCATCGAGACCACAGCCCAGTTCGACTATTTGCGCAGCCGCGGTTGCGACGAGGCCCAGGGCTACTGGCTCTGCAAGCCCGTGCCCGCCGACGAGGTGCGCAATTTCATGGCGCGTCATCTGCGCAACCAATTTGCTCCAACGGTGCCTGCCTGA
- a CDS encoding ComEC/Rec2 family competence protein codes for MAHRFVNLRADGSPIHLFDDKKKKFREVIWGDYLKVKKDLGDGWLEIDWAARSPTKRRTLYIRKEDTVARRPLEIIFVDVGQGDGAVLISPETDDEERIVVIDAGEGGNMRAFLSARFQTYRGFNFSAAVMTHPDSDHYLGFKDVFADPGIGFGAVYHNGLVERPVAGTWEKLGGKPVKEDGASVAYIGDLATDYATVKTIFENAGTNHLFPQVMNAALENPKIQDICMLSVQHATIEDGAAWMPDFAPSDDRGYTIRVLAPVVEEGPDGTPALRQLGSYNETKNGHSVILRLQYGKFSVLFGGDLNEGAEKFLLQHYTGASKFPKTGTPAYDDMVTKARDTFRSDVMKSCHHGSEKVTDAFLDAVNPAAFIISSGDEEGHIHPRPDLLGRLGRFGRGGAPVILSTELQRSSRAMENKNAVDKLLAAIDKLAAGTLSPDKIVQLKADVKELARSNVEVYGAIYLKTDGERLITAFRIEAKSETEKWFYFRYRFEGDVLVRED; via the coding sequence ATGGCACATCGATTCGTCAACTTGCGCGCGGACGGAAGTCCGATCCATCTCTTCGATGACAAGAAGAAAAAATTCCGCGAGGTGATCTGGGGCGACTACCTCAAGGTCAAGAAAGATCTCGGCGACGGCTGGCTCGAAATCGACTGGGCCGCCCGCTCGCCGACCAAGCGGCGCACGCTCTATATCCGAAAGGAAGACACGGTCGCCCGCCGGCCGCTTGAAATCATCTTTGTCGACGTGGGGCAGGGCGATGGCGCCGTGCTGATCTCGCCCGAGACCGATGACGAAGAGCGCATCGTGGTCATCGACGCCGGCGAGGGTGGCAACATGCGCGCCTTTCTTTCCGCAAGGTTCCAGACCTATCGCGGCTTCAACTTTTCGGCCGCCGTGATGACGCATCCGGACAGCGATCACTACCTCGGCTTCAAGGACGTTTTTGCCGACCCCGGCATCGGATTCGGTGCCGTCTATCACAACGGACTCGTCGAGCGGCCCGTTGCAGGAACCTGGGAGAAGCTGGGCGGCAAGCCCGTGAAGGAAGACGGCGCTTCCGTTGCCTACATCGGCGACCTTGCGACCGACTACGCCACCGTCAAGACGATCTTCGAGAACGCCGGCACCAATCACCTGTTTCCACAGGTCATGAACGCCGCGCTCGAGAACCCGAAGATCCAGGACATCTGCATGCTCTCCGTGCAGCACGCGACGATCGAAGACGGCGCTGCCTGGATGCCCGACTTCGCTCCGTCGGACGACCGCGGCTACACGATACGGGTGCTGGCCCCTGTCGTCGAAGAAGGCCCCGATGGCACCCCGGCGCTGCGCCAACTGGGCTCGTACAACGAAACCAAGAACGGCCATTCCGTCATCCTGCGGCTCCAGTACGGAAAGTTCAGCGTGCTGTTCGGCGGCGACCTGAACGAGGGGGCCGAAAAATTTCTGCTGCAGCACTACACCGGCGCGAGCAAGTTTCCGAAGACCGGCACCCCGGCCTACGACGACATGGTGACCAAGGCGCGCGACACCTTCAGGTCGGACGTCATGAAGTCGTGCCACCACGGCTCCGAGAAAGTCACCGATGCGTTTCTGGATGCCGTCAACCCGGCCGCCTTCATCATCTCGTCGGGAGACGAAGAGGGCCACATCCACCCGAGGCCCGACCTGCTGGGCCGCCTGGGACGCTTCGGCCGCGGCGGCGCACCGGTGATTCTTTCAACCGAGCTCCAGCGCTCCTCGCGGGCAATGGAAAACAAGAACGCGGTCGACAAGCTGCTGGCCGCCATCGACAAGCTGGCCGCGGGCACGCTCTCGCCAGACAAGATCGTCCAGCTCAAGGCTGACGTGAAGGAGCTTGCGCGCAGCAACGTCGAGGTGTACGGCGCGATCTACCTGAAAACGGATGGGGAGCGGCTGATTACGGCGTTTCGCATCGAAGCGAAGTCGGAGACTGAGAAGTGGTTCTACTTTCGGTATCGGTTTGAGGGGGATGTGCTTGTTCGGGAGGATTGA